TCAATATATGGAATGGAACAATTATACTTTGGGTGGCAGATGGATCATACAATCAATACATGGAAACTTTATGCAGGAACATTAGCTGACAGGCAGAAAGCCTAATGGGGTCCCTTGTGGGTAAATGACAACAAACTGGAAgagaaaggatatatatatatatatatatatatatatatatatatatatatatatatatatgtgtgtgtgtgtgtgtgtgtgtgtgtgtgtgtgtgtgtgtacaatatattgctttatttatacatcatcatcattaatGAATAAAGCACAAGGCAGTTCTGCGGcactttacaaacattttttgatgcagTGACATTTGTATAAGTGAAAAGTAATGTGTTAAATTATTTGCCCATTAGCCTagagccgggggggggggggctgttgtgATGCACAGGGGTTAATTTGAatacttaccccccccccacattcaGAGTCCTTTGTAAATTAATCCATTCAGCCAACAGCCCATGCCTCATGCTTAATGCAAATAAGGTTTGGTAAATAGGGAAGGTGACTCCTCCCTGATTGGCTGCGGATGAAAGGCTGCTCTCTTTTGATTGGCTCCCCATCACCCTTTGTGCTGCCCTCTTTCTCTCTATATAACAGTGCTGTGTGTCAGCAGTCAGTCACATTCCTGTACAGAGGGGACAAGTTCTTCCCTAGAgcatcttcttcttcatcatcatcatcatcttacCATGAAGGGAACAAGTGAAGTCAAACCCATGGAAACCCATAGAAAGGTAAATACCCGCTCATTATACAATGATAGAGACAGAGAGCTTGGCGCATAGATAATTGACAGGGCATTTTTGACTGCCACATTTTCTGACTGCCACCTTGCACTGAGCTGCATTGGTTAAAGGCcaaattatctgctttatttgcAGCCGTTTCACAAGAGAAACCACGAGGATGGTCTTTCGTACATTTCTTAGATCCGTCTAATGTATCTACCATTGCATAATGTTGATTATTGTCAAACTGACGTTTAATGAACACAATTTTGTCATTATTTCGCAGCTATTAAAGCCGTTGGTGGAGAAAAGGCGGAGGGAGAGGATAAATAACAGCCTGGAGAAGCTGAGAATTTTCCTATTTCAAACCCTGAAAAGTGAGGTGAGGATCTGCTTGGGATCATCTTTGTGCCCTAGACCCCTAGTATTTATTcaatagttaaaggggaaataaagctgTGTTGTATGAATTACTCTTATGGCAATGGGCTCCTTTACTGCCTCTAACTGTCAGCAGTCTGACTGGGTTTTCATTGCACTATAACTTTTTCTTTCCCAATGAGAATACTTATGGTTTAAAGGGGGACTCCATCCAAAAAGTTACTTCTAATTGTACTTCTTGGTTGAATGCaggatatgttttttttccatttctgtttgtttataatatctgcactgctgcttcagactgctgaaacaatgtagtCCATTTGCTGCAGCCTCGCTTTTAGAGTCAGAGCCAAGGAAAGAAGAAAGTATGGGGACTAGAacccataataaaataatagtctGTATAACTATATAAAGTGCAATTAAGCCTCAGCTGTAAATGGGCTTCAATCATTATTAATCTTTCCGACCATTATTTGCATAAACCTTTTTACATTGGTTTCATGGTATAAACATGGTGGAGAATTCTTTGTTATAGATACAGTGTGTAATTCCACTTGAGGGATAAGCTCATCTATTGGGTGGGGTCTATATTAGATGTATGGTAAATAATAACTAGGCCAGCACAATGTGTATTGATGGGCAGTTCCTTCTGGAATGCGCATTTTTTGGTTTAATTTGCATATCTAATGTCCTGATCTGGCAGTGACAGGGGGCAAACCACAAAGGGGCTGATCATGAATGTTGAATAGCcttgatcatttttattaaatatgttttccttgttttttggCAGAAACTTAAGAATCCAAAAGTGGAGAAGGCTGAGATTCTGGAGTGCACGGTCCAGTTTCTCCAGTCCAGGAAACTTCTCCCACTGGATAGGGAAGCGGTGGATAAAGAATACCAATCGGGGTTCCAGCATTGCCTGGAGACGACCTTGCATTTCATGAACTCCAAACCTGACATGAATGGTGTGACCAAGGAGCTGCTCTCCCACCAGATGTCCTCCTGCAAGTCACCTTCTGACGCCTGGAGTCCCAACTGTGCTCCATTGACAAAACACGTACCTTCCCTTAGCTACCAAGACTCAGCACCGCATTTAGTGTCCAACAGCATCTCCATCAGCCCTACAAAGACTCTGGTTGACAGTCATTTCACTTACCAAAGCTTCAAGACCTGGAGACCCTGGGTATGATGACTTTTAATCTTTGAAGGGTGCAAGAAGAGCCACCAGGCTAGAATTATGGGTTCCCCAGGGTTTTCAGGCACCTTGAATGCTATGGAAGGGACATTTTGTCTATGGCATGAAAATCTGCAGAACTATTTAGCAGAACCCAAAGCTCTTGAGATACAATGTATCTGTGCatgtatatacagtgtaaatataaGAGTTTGGACCTggacttttattttactgaaGCACCATTTGAGCACATTCCATACATGTACATGGGAGACTTCCATGTCCCTCAGTATatcatgtatataatgtatagatTATGGAGTATTTTGGATCTGTAGCTTGTATCACGCAGGCACAGAGTGGAAGGAGTCCTGAAAAGGAGCAGTTATGCCCAAATTATGCATTTTACATAAAAACTTCTGAGAATGGGATCAGCGTTTCTTACACtttatgtatatagtatatgtatatttattcctaTCTCACTATCCTTACAATATTGTTTTCCTCCTGTAAATAAAACTTTACTTGAATCAGTGTCTGTACCATTTAATCTTTTATCTGCTGCTTGTATGGCCAACGTGCACCTTCCTCTGTCTCAGTTGGAGCAAAGGCATCAACTTGGTGCAGCTCATTATTCACGTCAAATACAAGTTTACAATGTCCTAAAAATCTCTATTTATTCAATAAACAGACAACCCGTATAATCTTTTATTCAGGAATAATATAGTGTATATTGCTGGAAAATCTAagggtctgtgtgtgtgtatatatatatattgctaaatgATAAAAAggttattatccccactgcttctAGTCACTCTGTAAtggctatacctgctatcctacagcaaTAGTGCCTTCCCtaagattattatcccactgttactataggcaccatctctccctactatacctgctatcccacagtcacactcccttcccagagactattatccactgttactatagacaccatctctccctactacacctgctatcccacagtcacactcccttcccagagactattatccactgttactataggcaccatctctccctattatacctgctatcccacagtcacactcccttcccagagactattatccactgttactataggcaccatctctccctactatacctgctatcccacagtcacactcccttcccagagactattatccattgttactatagacaccatctctccctactatacctgctatcccacagtcacactcccttcccagagactattatcccactgttactataggcaccatctctccctactatacctgctatcccacagtcacactcccttcccagagactattatccactgttactataggcac
Above is a genomic segment from Xenopus laevis strain J_2021 chromosome 3L, Xenopus_laevis_v10.1, whole genome shotgun sequence containing:
- the hes7.1.L gene encoding transcription factor HES-7.1-B (The RefSeq protein has 5 substitutions compared to this genomic sequence), coding for MKGTSEVKPMETHRKLLKPLVEKRRRERINNSLEKLRIFLSQTLKSEKLKNPKVEKAEILECTVQFLQSRKLLPLDREAVDKEYQSGFQHCLETTLHFMNSKPDMNGVTKELLSHQMSSCKPPSDAWSPTCAPLTKHVPSLSYQDSTPHLVSNSISISPTKTLVDSHFTYQTFKTWRPWV